The DNA segment TCGCCGGGTACGGGCCGAGCGCCTCGGCGGCGGAGCAGCCCGCCTCATGAGCGGCCTCCGCGACCACGCTCGGGTCGATCTCCGGCCCTATCAGGTACGGCGCCAGCGCCAGCTGCTGGGAGCCCGAGTTGCGCAGCTGCTCGGCGACCGCCGAGATCGAGCCGTCCTGGTCCAGGGCCGCCGCCATCACCGGCACGGCCAGGCGCGCGGCGAGCAGCATGCCGGTGATCCCGGCCGCCTGCACGGCCTCCTCGCCGCCGACGGAGGCCAGGACGATGCCGTCCGCGGCCGTGGCCACGGTGAACAGGCGGGCACGGTCGGCGCGGGCCAGACCGGCCTCGGACAGGCGCACGTGCAGCGCCTCGGCGAGCAGCGGGTGCGGGCCCAGCACATCGGTCAGGTCGGCCGCGACGCGGCTGTCCATCACGGCCTGACGGATGACGCGCAGCAGCGCGCTGTCCGGGCCGGCGAGCAGCGGCACGACGACGGCGACGGGGCCCTCCGGCTCCTTGGCCTGCACCCCTGCGGCGATCGCCTGCTCATAACGGGCGGCGCGCTCCTCGGCGGCGTGCACGAGCACCGACTGGACAGTGGGGAACTCCACGTCATCGCCGTCGACGTACCCGATCCGGGCGTCGAGGCCGGGGAGCTCGGAGCGGGCGATGCTCACGACCTCATCGGCGAGACCGCGGGTCGCGGCGCTAGGCGTGCCCGGCACCGCGAGGACGAGCGCGGGTGCGCCCTCGGGAGCCGCCACGGGCTCGGGTCGGCGGTGCCGCCCGGGCTGACGAGGTCGCGGCATTCGTACTGGCAGGCCGGACGCGGGCCCAGTGGGGGAGCTCATGGCGACGCATGTTACTGGCTTCTTGGGCTCCCCTGTTCGGGGAGGGTGCAGGTGAGCGGTATCCGTCCGCTTTTGTCTGATTGAGTTACGTGCAGAGTGGAACCGGACGGCATAGGTGGATCAGTCCCCCTTGTCGTTCACCACGCAGAGCATCGCCTCGTCACTCGGCAGAGTGAGCGCGTCCGTCGCGAGATCGGTCGCGATGCGCACCGACCCGTCGAGCGGATCCCCTGCGGCCGGCACCCTCCGTGCGTGCGGCAGGCGCTTCCCCAACTCCTCTACCAGGGGTACGACGAGAGGGTCACCCATCTTGAACAGGCCGCCGGTGAGCGCTACTTGGGGCTCCCCGGCCGTGGGGCAGACGGCGGCCGCGGAGTCGGCCATGTGCCGTGCGGCGGCCCGCAGGATGTCGGCGGCCACCGCATCGCCGTCGGCGCAGGCGGCCACATCGGGAGCGAAGGAGGCCAGGACGGCAGGGCGGTCGGGCCGTGGATACAGCTTCCCGGGCAGCCCTCGCACCGGGCCGAACAATTCCTCGGCGCGGGCCAGCAGTCCGGCCGACCCGCCGGGCCGCCCGTCGTGCGCGCGCAGCGCCGCCTCCAGCCCGGCCCGTCCGATCCAGGCGCCGCTGCCGCAGTCGCCGAGCAGATGCCCCCAGCCGTCCGCGCGGCGCCAGTCGGTCAGGTCGGTGCCGATCGTGATGAGTCCCGTACCGGCGGCGACCACGGCACCGGGCCTCGGCCCGAGGGCGCCGACATAGGCGGTGACGGCATCCGCGGCGAGCGCGATCCGCCCGATGCCGAACTCCCGCCCCAGCGCGCCCGGCAGTTCGGCCCGCAGCCCATCACCCAGGCTGGCCATCCCGGCAGCCCCAACGGCGGCCGCGTCCAGCCGGTCCACACCTGCCTCGGCCACCAGCGCCCGCACCATGGGCACGAGTTGCTCCATGAAGTGCCCGGGGTCGATGCCCCGATCTCCGGTACGAACCGGCTCGCGGGACTCCCGGCGGGCCGTCGCCGCACGGCCGACGGTGCCGACGACGACTCGCAGGCCGGACCCTCCCGAGTCGACGGCGAGGAATCCGCAGTGGGCGGTCACGGCAGGCGCCAGTCCACCGGCTGTCCTCCCTGTCCGATCAGCAGGTCGTTGGCCCGGCTGAACGGGCGGGAGCCGAAGAAGCCGCGGTCGGCGGACATGGGGGAGGGGTGAGCGGACTCCACCGACGGGAGTCTGCCGAGAAGGGGACGGAGGTTGCGGGCGTCTCTGCCCCAGAGGATGGAGACCAGCGGCTTGCCACGTTCGGCGAGCGCGCGGATGGCCTGCTCGGTGACCTCCTCCCAGCCCTTGCCGCGATGGGCAGCCGGTTTGCGCGGGGCCGTGGTGAGCGCCCTGTTGAGCAGCAGCACGCCCTGCTCGGTCCACGGCGTCAGATCGCCGTTCGACGGCTGCGGCAGCCCCAGGTCGGTGTTGAGCTCCCGGTATATGTTGATGAGGCTGCCCGGCAGCGGACGTACATCGGGCGCCACCGAGAATGAATGTCCCACTGCATGTCCTGGGGTCGGATACGGGTCCTGTCCGACGATCAGGACCCGAACGTCGTCGAAGGGCTGCTGGAAGGCCCTCAGGACGTTCGGCCCGGCCGGTAGATAGGTGCGTCCCGCGGCGATCTCCGCGCGCAGGAAGTCGCCCATCCCGGCGATCCGTTCGGCAACGGGTTCCAGGGCCTTCACCCAGCCCGCCTCGACGATTTCATGCAAGGGTCGTGGTGCCACGGGCGTCACCCTACTGCCGCACGGGCGGGGGTGATCAACCAGTGGCCAAGGCCGGCCCCTAAGCCCCGACGGCGGCCCCGACGGCTCATCGGACCACCGCGGCCCTGACGCACAGCACGTCCGGCAGATGCGACGCCAACTGCTGCCAGCTGTCGCCGTCGTCGGCCGAGGCGAACACCTCGCCGTTGCGATTGCCGAAGTACACGCCCGCCGGGTCCGCGTCGTCCGTGCACATCGCGTCACGCAGCACCGTGCCGTAGTGGTCGTCCTGCGGCAGCCCCGCCGACAGCGGCTCCCAGGTCTTGCCCGCGTCCGCCGTACGGAAGACGCGACAGCGGTGGTCGGCCGGGACGCGGTCCGAGTCGGCGTTGATCGGGAACACGAACGCCGTCTCGCCGCGGTGGGGGTGCGCGGCCACGGCGAAGCCGAACGTGGAGGGCAGGCCCTCACCGATGTCCGTCCAGTTCGCGCCCGCGTCGTCGCTGCGGTACACGCCCCAGTGGTTCTGCAGATACAGCCGGTCCGGCGTCGCCGCGTCCTGCGCGATCTTGTGGACGCACTGGCCGAACTCAGGGTTCGGATCCGGCAGGAACACCGCGGAGACACCGGAGTTGGACGGCGACCAGCTCGCACCGCCGTCGGCGGTCCTGAACACCCCCGCCGTCGAGACGGCGACCGTCACGGCCTGCGGGTCGCGCTTGTCGGTGAGCACCGTGTGCAGGCCCTCACCGCCGCCGCCCGGGACCCACTTCGACCGGGTCGGGTGCTCCCACAGCGGGCGGACCAGTTCGAAGGTCTCACCGCGGTCCTCCGAGCGGTACAGCGCCGCCGGTTCCGTGCCCGCGTACACCACGTCGGGCTCCGCGGCCGCCGGGTGCAACTGCCACACGCGCTCCAGCGAAGCGTCCGTGTCCTTGGGGAACTTGACGGCCGGCTGGGCCGGTTCGGTCCAGGTGCGGCCCAGGTCGTCGGAGTGGAAGACCGACGGGCCCCAGTGGGCGCTGTCGCCGCCCGCCAGAAGTCGCGGACGCTCGCCGCGGGTGTCGATGGCGACCGAGTAAACGGCCTGGGCGTTGAAGTACGGACTCTCGTCGAACTCCCAGGTGCCACCTCGCCTCCGCCCGATGAACAGGCCCTTGCGCGTGCCCACGGCGAGCATTACCTCGGTCATGCCGACCACCTCCGCGACGTCTTTGTCTCAGGTACCGGCCAGTCTGCACCCCGGCACTGACAGTCACCTCTGGAAACGCTTACGTCGCAGGTCAGCGCGGCGATGATAGCCCTCCGCCAGGAGCTGCGGGCACTTTCGTGAAGACGCCCGCGAGGGCCGCGTGACCCGTGCCACGGTCGATCCCGGTACGTGCAGTGAGCATCCGCCTCCCGTCTCCCGTATGGGATGGCGGCCGGTCCGGCAGGCACGTTCGTGCGCTCATGAGGAGGAAGCCTTCGATGGCGTTCCGTGGTCCGAAGGTGTGGCTGTGGCGCTGGCGGCGCAATCCGCTCAAGCGCCGGGCCGACGCGGTGGAGGGCTGGGTACTCGTCGCCGCCTGGGTACTGACTGTCCTGTGCGGAGTGCTCGCCGGCCTGGCGACGGCCCGCACGGTGGAGCAGGGGATGACCCGGGAGCGCGTCGAGTGGAGGCCCGCCGTGGCCCTGCTCACCGAGCGGGCACCGGGCACGTTCGACGCGCGCTCCGGCACGTCGAGCAGCGAGTACGTGTGGGCGGAGGTCCGCTGGAGCGTGCGGGACGGTTCCCCGCACACCGGCCAGGCCCGCGTCCGTCCCGGCAGCGGCGTCGGCACGCCGGTCACCGTCTGGACGGACCCGCAGGGCCGCCTGGTGACCCGTCCGGCCACCCCCTCCGAGGCCCGCACCCGAGCCACCCTGGTCGGCGGCCTCGCAGGCTTCTGCGCCGCGTCCGTCCCCTTCGTCGCCGGCCGGGCCCTCCGCAGCCGCCTGGAGAGCCGGCGCATCGACCACTGGGGCTACGAGTGGGCACGCTTCGGGCCGCTGTGGGGCGGCCGGACGACGGGGTGACGGCCGTACGGGAGCTCAGCCCAACGACAGGTCGTGGTTGCCTCACGACAGGTCGTGGTTGCCTCGGCGGGCACGGGAGGCGGCCCCGCAGCGACCCCACTCACCGCGTCCATGAAGTAGCGCGGTCCCAGCCGCGCTCGAGGCGGTGCCCCGCACGGCACTGACCGACGGCACGGCGCGGCGACCTGGCCCATATCCCGAGGGCGGCCCCCGGCCGGTCCGGCCCCCCTTTTCCCGCCCCCCCCTGGGGCGCCCGTCAAGCAGTCAGTCTCGCGCTTCTTCAGCCACTACGGCGCCCGCCCCGGGCCGCACCTCGGCGCTCAGTCCTCGGCCCTCATCCCACAGCACAGGGCAACGCCCGCCCCAGAATCCCGTCCACGTCCGCCGCGTCCGGCAGCGTGCCGAAGGCGTGGCCCCAGTCGCCGCCCAGTCGGGTCGCGCAGAAGGCGTCGGCGATGGGTGTGGGGGCGTGGCGGATCAGGAGGGAGGCCTGGAGGGTGAGGGCCATCAGCTCGACCAGGCGGCGGGCCGAGGCCTCGGAGCCCGTGGCGAGCAGGGACTTCAGACGGGTCACCGACGCGTCCAGACGCGCGTCCGCCCCCTGCGCCAGGGCAAGTTCGGCGAAGAGCGCCTCGGCAGTCCCCGGCTCCCGGCTCAAGGCCCGCAGGACGTCGAGGGCGTTGACGTTCCCCGAGCCCTCCCAGATCGACAGGAGCGGAGCCTCGCGGTAGTGGCGGGGCATGCCCGACTCCTCGACGTAGCCGTTGCCGCCGAGGCACTCGAGGGCCTCCGCGGTGAAGGCCGGACCCCGCTTGGTGACCCAGTACTTGCCGACGGCCGTGGCGATCCGGCGGAAGGCCGCCTCGGTCCCGTCCGCGTCATCCCCGCGCACCACCCGGTCGGCCGCGCCGGCCAGCCGTAGCGTGAGCGTCGTGGCGGCCTCGGACTCCAGCGCCAGGTCGGCCAGGACGTTGCGCATCAGCGGCTGGTCGAGCAGCCGCGCCCCGAACGCGCTGCGGTGGCGCACATGGTGCCCCGCCTCGACGAGCGTCTTGCGCATCAGCACCGCCGAGGACATCACGCAGTCCAGCCGGGTGCAGTTGACCATCTCGATGATCGTCTTGACGCCCCGTCCCTCGGGCCCCACCAGCCAGGCGACGGTGCCGTCGAACTCGGGCTCGGAGGAGGCGTTGGAACGGTTGCCCAGCTTGTCCTTCAGACGCTGGATGCGGAACGTGTTGCGGCTGCCGTCGGGCAGGACACGCGGCACGAGGAAGCAGGACAGCCCGCCGGGCGCTTGCGCCAGGACCAGGAAGACGTCGCACATGGGCGCCGAGGTGAACCACTTGTGCCCGCGCAGCGTGTACACCCCGGGCTCGGCCGTCGGCGACGCCGTGGTGGTGTTCGTACGGACGTCGGAGCCGCCCTGCTTCTCGGTCATCCCCATGCCCGCGAGCAGCCCCGGCTTCTCGGTGGGCACGCGCAGCTCCGGGTCGTACTCCCGGCTGGTCAGCAGAGGTTCGTAGACCTTCGCGAGCTCGGGCTGCCGGCGCAGCACGGGGACGGCGGCGTACGTCATCGACGTCGGGCAGCCGTGTCCCGCCTCCGCGTGCCCCCACACCAGTCCGCCCGCGGTCCGCGCGACGTGCGCTCCGGGCCGCTCGTCCGCCCAGGGCGCCGCCGCCAGCCCCTCGCCGACCGCGACCCGCATCAGGTGGTGCCAGCTCGGATGGAACTCGACCTCGTCGACGCGATGCCCGTACCGGTCGTGCGTACGCAGCTCGGGCTCGTGACGGTTGGCCTGCTCACCCCACTCCTGCGCCTCGGCGCTCCCGGCCCGCAGGCCCAGCCGCCGGATGTCCGCCTCGGCCCACGCGGCCCCCTCGCGGCGCAGCCCCTCGATCAGGGCCATGTCCTCGGAGGCGTCGTACGGCGCCAGGGGAGGGGGCTGGTTGGTGACGTCGTGGGTGCCGTACTGCCCGGACTGCTCCGGCGCGACTCCGGACTGCTCCTGCGCGAGTATCGAGACCATGCCGTCAGTGTTGCACCATGGCTGCGGTTGCAGCAATCCTGTAATACGCCGAGCCGGCACGTAAGGTACCTGGCCATGCCGAACAACCCGTCAACGCCGCCCGACGAGGTGGACCTGCGCCCGCTGTCCGCCCGGTCGGTCGTCCTGAGCCTGCTGCTGGGTCTGCATCCGCCCGAGCTGCCGGTGAAGGAGCTGGTGCGCAGCGTGGAGCCGTTCGGGATCGCGGGGTCCACCCTGCGGGCCGCGCTCAGCCGGATGGTCGCGGCCGGCGACCTGCGGCGCACCGACACGGTCTACCGGCTCAGCGACCGGCTGCTGGACCGCCAGCGGCGGCAGGACGACGCCGTCCACCCCGAGACCCTGCCCTGGGACGGCGACTGGGAGATGGTCGTCGTCACCGCCACGGGCCGTGGCCCCGCCGAACGCGCGGAACTGCGCACCGAGCTGACCCGGCTCCGGCTCGCCGAGCTCCGCGAGGGCGTCTGGCTGCGCCCGGCCAACCTGCTCCGGCCCCTGCCGGGCGACCTCGCCCAGGTGGCCCAGCGCTACATGTCCCGCCCCGACGGCCCGGCACCCGAGCTCGCCGCGAGCCTGTGGCCGCTGTGTGCCTGGGCCGGCACCGGACGAGCCCTGCTCACGGAGGTCGCCCACGCGCGACGGCCGTCCGACCGTTTCACCGCCTTCGCGGCCGTCGTCCGGCACCTGCTCGCCGACCCGGTACTGCCCCATGAACTCCTGCCCGCCGACTGGCCGGGCGACCGGCTGCGCGCCGCGTACGCGGACTACCGACGGGAACTCGCCGAGGACGCACGCGCGCGTGACGGGAACGACCGCTCCAAGCAGCGCACGCGCGCGTGACGGGCACGACGCCTCCGACAGCGCACGCGCGCGTGCCCGCAGCTGACCGCGCACGACACGGCGGCCGCCCGAAGCGCCGTGCGGGGACGCTTCGGACGGCCGCTTTCACCGTGGGGGGACTACCTGCGGGCGGGTGCTACCGGTAGGTGATGTCCGAGCTGGAGTACAGGCAGTTCGTGCTGTCCGGCCCGGTACCCACGGCCGTGTTGTTGTTGTACTTCTGGCACGGGATGACCTTGCGGCCGGCGTCGTTGAGGATCGTGATGCCGCGCAGCGTCGCCACGTCGCCCCGGTTGACGTTGATGCCGACCAGACGCGCGGTGGACCCCGTGCCGGTCACCTCGATGTTGCTGAGGTTGACCTTGCGCGTGTGCTGCGTGGAGCAGTCGCCGCACGAGCGGTACAGCGTCTTGAAGTCGCTGACGGCGAAGTTGGAGATGTTCAGCGTGCCGGGTCCGTTGTGCTGGAAGACCTTGTCGGCGGCCTTCTTGGCGCCACCGCCGGTCACCGTGTAGGTGGAGCCGCCCCGGAAGGTGGCCGCGTCCTCGCCGACGTCCTCCCACCACACGTTCTGCAGGGTGCAGTTGCCCTCGCAGTGGATGCCGTCGGCGCCGGGCGCCCCGATGATGACGTTCTTCAGCGTCGCGCCGGCCGCGAGCTTGAAGATCGGGTCCTGGCCCTCCTCCTGACCGTCGCCGGCCAGGTCGCCACTGCCGTAGTAGCGGACCATGCCGCCGTCGCGGACGCCGGACACGGAGATGGTGGAGCTCACCGGCTGGCTGCTGCTGGGCGTCGGCCAGGTGGCGGCGCTCGCCGGTGGCGCACCGACTGTTGTGATCATGACAGATGAGAGGCCGAGGGCGGTCAGGCCGCCGGTCAGTGCGCGCCGACGGGTGCGGGGCTTTGCTGGTGAAGTCATGTCCCGTATGCCTTCTTCCAGTTGTGGGGGTGTCGGATGGGAGGTGCCGGGTCTTCTTCCTGGTGGGGGTGGTCAGAGCTTCCCGGCGCCCGCGCCGGACGTCACC comes from the Streptomyces sp. NBC_00443 genome and includes:
- a CDS encoding DNA alkylation response protein, producing MVSILAQEQSGVAPEQSGQYGTHDVTNQPPPLAPYDASEDMALIEGLRREGAAWAEADIRRLGLRAGSAEAQEWGEQANRHEPELRTHDRYGHRVDEVEFHPSWHHLMRVAVGEGLAAAPWADERPGAHVARTAGGLVWGHAEAGHGCPTSMTYAAVPVLRRQPELAKVYEPLLTSREYDPELRVPTEKPGLLAGMGMTEKQGGSDVRTNTTTASPTAEPGVYTLRGHKWFTSAPMCDVFLVLAQAPGGLSCFLVPRVLPDGSRNTFRIQRLKDKLGNRSNASSEPEFDGTVAWLVGPEGRGVKTIIEMVNCTRLDCVMSSAVLMRKTLVEAGHHVRHRSAFGARLLDQPLMRNVLADLALESEAATTLTLRLAGAADRVVRGDDADGTEAAFRRIATAVGKYWVTKRGPAFTAEALECLGGNGYVEESGMPRHYREAPLLSIWEGSGNVNALDVLRALSREPGTAEALFAELALAQGADARLDASVTRLKSLLATGSEASARRLVELMALTLQASLLIRHAPTPIADAFCATRLGGDWGHAFGTLPDAADVDGILGRALPCAVG
- a CDS encoding Rv1733c family protein, which codes for MAFRGPKVWLWRWRRNPLKRRADAVEGWVLVAAWVLTVLCGVLAGLATARTVEQGMTRERVEWRPAVALLTERAPGTFDARSGTSSSEYVWAEVRWSVRDGSPHTGQARVRPGSGVGTPVTVWTDPQGRLVTRPATPSEARTRATLVGGLAGFCAASVPFVAGRALRSRLESRRIDHWGYEWARFGPLWGGRTTG
- a CDS encoding PaaX family transcriptional regulator C-terminal domain-containing protein, with the translated sequence MPNNPSTPPDEVDLRPLSARSVVLSLLLGLHPPELPVKELVRSVEPFGIAGSTLRAALSRMVAAGDLRRTDTVYRLSDRLLDRQRRQDDAVHPETLPWDGDWEMVVVTATGRGPAERAELRTELTRLRLAELREGVWLRPANLLRPLPGDLAQVAQRYMSRPDGPAPELAASLWPLCAWAGTGRALLTEVAHARRPSDRFTAFAAVVRHLLADPVLPHELLPADWPGDRLRAAYADYRRELAEDARARDGNDRSKQRTRA
- a CDS encoding WD40/YVTN/BNR-like repeat-containing protein; amino-acid sequence: MTEVMLAVGTRKGLFIGRRRGGTWEFDESPYFNAQAVYSVAIDTRGERPRLLAGGDSAHWGPSVFHSDDLGRTWTEPAQPAVKFPKDTDASLERVWQLHPAAAEPDVVYAGTEPAALYRSEDRGETFELVRPLWEHPTRSKWVPGGGGEGLHTVLTDKRDPQAVTVAVSTAGVFRTADGGASWSPSNSGVSAVFLPDPNPEFGQCVHKIAQDAATPDRLYLQNHWGVYRSDDAGANWTDIGEGLPSTFGFAVAAHPHRGETAFVFPINADSDRVPADHRCRVFRTADAGKTWEPLSAGLPQDDHYGTVLRDAMCTDDADPAGVYFGNRNGEVFASADDGDSWQQLASHLPDVLCVRAAVVR
- a CDS encoding uracil-DNA glycosylase, with translation MAPRPLHEIVEAGWVKALEPVAERIAGMGDFLRAEIAAGRTYLPAGPNVLRAFQQPFDDVRVLIVGQDPYPTPGHAVGHSFSVAPDVRPLPGSLINIYRELNTDLGLPQPSNGDLTPWTEQGVLLLNRALTTAPRKPAAHRGKGWEEVTEQAIRALAERGKPLVSILWGRDARNLRPLLGRLPSVESAHPSPMSADRGFFGSRPFSRANDLLIGQGGQPVDWRLP
- a CDS encoding pectate lyase yields the protein MTSPAKPRTRRRALTGGLTALGLSSVMITTVGAPPASAATWPTPSSSQPVSSTISVSGVRDGGMVRYYGSGDLAGDGQEEGQDPIFKLAAGATLKNVIIGAPGADGIHCEGNCTLQNVWWEDVGEDAATFRGGSTYTVTGGGAKKAADKVFQHNGPGTLNISNFAVSDFKTLYRSCGDCSTQHTRKVNLSNIEVTGTGSTARLVGINVNRGDVATLRGITILNDAGRKVIPCQKYNNNTAVGTGPDSTNCLYSSSDITYR
- a CDS encoding sirohydrochlorin chelatase, which encodes MSSPTGPASGLPVRMPRPRQPGRHRRPEPVAAPEGAPALVLAVPGTPSAATRGLADEVVSIARSELPGLDARIGYVDGDDVEFPTVQSVLVHAAEERAARYEQAIAAGVQAKEPEGPVAVVVPLLAGPDSALLRVIRQAVMDSRVAADLTDVLGPHPLLAEALHVRLSEAGLARADRARLFTVATAADGIVLASVGGEEAVQAAGITGMLLAARLAVPVMAAALDQDGSISAVAEQLRNSGSQQLALAPYLIGPEIDPSVVAEAAHEAGCSAAEALGPYPAIGKLALSKYTTALGIAPQQAQGTPAR
- a CDS encoding N-acetylglucosamine kinase — encoded protein: MTAHCGFLAVDSGGSGLRVVVGTVGRAATARRESREPVRTGDRGIDPGHFMEQLVPMVRALVAEAGVDRLDAAAVGAAGMASLGDGLRAELPGALGREFGIGRIALAADAVTAYVGALGPRPGAVVAAGTGLITIGTDLTDWRRADGWGHLLGDCGSGAWIGRAGLEAALRAHDGRPGGSAGLLARAEELFGPVRGLPGKLYPRPDRPAVLASFAPDVAACADGDAVAADILRAAARHMADSAAAVCPTAGEPQVALTGGLFKMGDPLVVPLVEELGKRLPHARRVPAAGDPLDGSVRIATDLATDALTLPSDEAMLCVVNDKGD